A portion of the Calothrix sp. 336/3 genome contains these proteins:
- the queC gene encoding 7-cyano-7-deazaguanine synthase QueC gives MKAVILLSGGLDSTCVLYQAMADGCDCYAISFDYQQRHRRELHSALTIAKEAGITQHQVISFDLRLWGGSALTDSAIDLPSERSLAEMSENIPVTYVPARNTIFLSFALAYGEAIAAERVYIGVNALDYSGYPDCRPDYIQGMQEVFRLGTKQGREGNPISIVTPLINLKKTEIIQLGNQLGVPWELTWSCYAGGESACGVCDSCRLRLAAFAELGLVDPIDYEHRG, from the coding sequence ATGAAGGCTGTAATTTTGTTGTCTGGTGGACTAGATTCTACTTGTGTACTTTATCAAGCTATGGCTGATGGTTGTGATTGCTATGCTATTTCCTTTGACTATCAGCAGCGACACCGACGGGAATTACACTCAGCATTGACGATCGCCAAGGAAGCAGGTATTACCCAACACCAGGTGATCAGCTTTGATTTGCGGCTATGGGGGGGTTCCGCTCTCACAGATAGTGCCATTGATTTACCTTCTGAGCGTTCCCTGGCGGAAATGTCAGAAAATATTCCTGTCACCTATGTTCCCGCTCGCAACACGATATTTCTCAGTTTTGCCCTTGCCTATGGGGAGGCGATCGCCGCAGAAAGAGTTTATATCGGTGTCAACGCCTTAGATTATTCAGGATACCCCGATTGTCGTCCGGACTATATCCAAGGGATGCAAGAAGTCTTCCGATTAGGGACAAAGCAAGGAAGAGAAGGTAATCCTATTTCCATTGTCACACCCCTAATTAATTTGAAAAAAACCGAAATTATTCAACTGGGCAATCAATTAGGAGTCCCCTGGGAGCTTACCTGGTCGTGTTACGCTGGCGGTGAGTCTGCCTGTGGTGTGTGTGATTCCTGTCGTCTGCGTTTGGCGGCTTTTGCAGAATTAGGATTAGTCGATCCCATAGATTATGAACATAGGGGATAG
- a CDS encoding MEKHLA domain-containing protein, which translates to MSNDNQLPWQQESIIIHTQRILKSHQHWLGYPLLDCHGSLEDIAYQLFTANFVVISHGTESDPIFNYGNQKALDVLELSWQELIQTPSRKSAEAGEQQERNKLIASAASSGIRKWSGVRISQTGKRFAIQEAVIFNVLDEEMQCSGQVCCFDNYECLNN; encoded by the coding sequence ATGAGTAATGATAATCAACTTCCGTGGCAGCAGGAATCGATAATTATCCACACCCAGCGCATCCTTAAAAGTCATCAGCATTGGTTAGGATACCCGTTGTTAGATTGCCATGGTTCCTTAGAAGATATTGCTTATCAATTATTTACCGCAAACTTTGTCGTGATTTCCCATGGTACAGAAAGTGACCCAATTTTTAACTATGGCAATCAAAAAGCTCTCGATGTCTTGGAATTGTCTTGGCAGGAATTAATCCAAACTCCATCTCGCAAATCTGCCGAGGCAGGGGAACAACAGGAACGTAATAAATTGATTGCCAGTGCGGCTAGTAGCGGTATTCGGAAATGGTCGGGAGTCAGAATTTCCCAGACTGGAAAACGCTTTGCTATTCAAGAAGCAGTGATTTTTAATGTGCTAGATGAGGAAATGCAATGTTCTGGACAGGTTTGTTGTTTTGATAATTATGAGTGTCTAAATAATTAA
- a CDS encoding alpha-hydroxy acid oxidase yields the protein MNYYSQPINIFEYEQLAAESLSKMAWDYYVSGAWDEITLGDNHAAFERIRFRPRVLVDVSDRHLETTILGQSLALPLLIAPMAFQCLAHPEGEIATATAASQGNVGMVLSTMSNKNLEEVATAYQTSQNSPISTPLWFQLYVHRDRGLTRALVERAYAAGYNALCVTVDAPVLGVRERDKRNQLTLPENLQLANLATLSGLNIPETQGESGLFAYFAQQLDPAVTWRDLEWLQSLSPLPLVVKGILRGDDAVRAVECGARAIAVSNHGGRQLDGAIASVDALVEVVTAVDGRAEVIIDGGIRRGTDILKALAMGAKAVMIGRPVLWGLAVNGQAGVCDVLKIIREELDVAMALCGCTHVANIGDILQFEK from the coding sequence GTGAACTACTATTCCCAACCAATTAATATCTTTGAATATGAGCAATTAGCGGCAGAATCTTTGTCGAAAATGGCTTGGGATTATTATGTGAGCGGAGCGTGGGATGAAATTACTTTAGGGGATAATCATGCTGCCTTTGAAAGAATCCGGTTTCGTCCCCGTGTGTTGGTTGATGTGAGCGATCGCCACTTGGAAACCACTATTTTGGGGCAATCCCTGGCTTTACCCTTATTAATTGCTCCCATGGCATTTCAATGTTTAGCCCATCCAGAGGGAGAAATTGCCACTGCAACCGCAGCATCCCAGGGGAATGTGGGGATGGTTTTGAGTACGATGTCTAATAAAAATCTCGAAGAAGTCGCCACTGCATATCAGACTTCTCAAAATTCCCCAATTTCCACACCCCTATGGTTTCAATTATATGTGCATCGTGACCGGGGACTGACTCGCGCCTTGGTGGAGCGTGCCTATGCTGCGGGTTACAATGCACTGTGTGTGACAGTTGATGCACCTGTCCTGGGGGTGCGAGAGCGGGATAAACGTAATCAGTTAACGCTACCGGAGAATTTACAACTGGCAAATTTAGCGACGCTTTCCGGGTTAAATATTCCAGAAACCCAGGGAGAATCTGGACTTTTTGCCTATTTTGCCCAGCAACTCGACCCAGCAGTCACCTGGCGAGATTTAGAATGGTTACAGTCTTTATCCCCCCTACCCTTGGTGGTGAAAGGTATTTTACGGGGTGATGATGCAGTCAGAGCAGTGGAATGTGGTGCAAGGGCGATCGCTGTCTCCAATCATGGAGGAAGACAATTAGATGGGGCGATCGCCTCGGTTGATGCATTGGTAGAAGTGGTGACGGCTGTAGATGGGCGGGCTGAAGTAATAATTGATGGTGGTATTCGTCGCGGTACGGATATTCTAAAAGCTTTGGCAATGGGAGCAAAGGCTGTCATGATAGGTCGCCCAGTGCTTTGGGGATTGGCAGTGAATGGTCAAGCTGGTGTGTGCGATGTGCTAAAAATTATCCGAGAGGAGCTAGATGTTGCCATGGCTCTGTGCGGTTGTACCCATGTGGCAAATATTGGCGATATTTTGCAGTTTGAGAAGTAG
- a CDS encoding Gfo/Idh/MocA family protein, producing the protein MSAGEQNGQGQRNHARPIRIGVIGVGNMGQHHTRVLSSMKDVELIGVADINVERGLETASRFKVRFFEDYCDLLPHVDAVCIAVPTRLHYAIGINCLLAGVHVLIEKPIAASLSEAESLVNAAAESQCILQVGHIERFNPAFQELSKVLKTEEVLALEAHRMSPYSHRANDVSVVLDLMIHDIDLLLDLAASPVVKLTANGSRALDSGYLDYVTATLGFANGIVATLTASKVTHRKIRRIVAHCKNSFTEADFLKNEIFIHRHSTPDKITDFRQVLYRQDGVIEKVYTSNIEPLRAELEHFVNCVRGGNQPSVGGEQALKALRLASLIEQMALEDRVWNPLEWDSETRVQSLTPTV; encoded by the coding sequence ATGTCAGCAGGAGAGCAAAATGGACAGGGACAGCGTAACCACGCACGACCAATCCGCATAGGTGTGATTGGTGTGGGTAATATGGGACAACACCATACCCGTGTTCTGAGTTCCATGAAAGATGTTGAACTGATCGGTGTTGCAGATATCAATGTGGAACGAGGACTAGAAACAGCTAGTAGATTTAAAGTACGTTTTTTTGAAGACTACTGTGATCTGCTGCCCCATGTAGATGCAGTGTGCATTGCTGTCCCCACTCGTTTACATTACGCTATCGGAATCAACTGTCTCCTGGCAGGGGTTCACGTTCTGATCGAGAAACCGATCGCCGCTAGTCTTTCCGAAGCTGAATCCCTAGTGAATGCAGCAGCCGAGTCCCAATGTATCCTGCAAGTAGGTCACATTGAGCGTTTTAATCCTGCTTTTCAAGAACTCAGCAAAGTTTTGAAAACAGAAGAAGTCCTCGCCCTAGAAGCTCATCGTATGAGTCCTTACTCACATCGAGCTAATGATGTTTCTGTGGTTTTGGACTTAATGATTCACGATATCGATCTGCTTTTAGATTTGGCGGCTTCTCCTGTAGTGAAGCTGACAGCTAACGGTAGTCGGGCTTTAGACTCTGGTTATTTAGATTATGTGACTGCTACTTTAGGATTTGCTAATGGGATTGTCGCTACATTGACAGCGAGCAAAGTTACCCATCGCAAAATTCGCCGCATTGTCGCCCATTGTAAAAACTCTTTTACAGAGGCAGATTTTCTCAAAAACGAAATTTTTATCCATCGTCATAGCACCCCTGACAAAATCACGGATTTCCGCCAAGTACTGTATAGACAGGATGGTGTAATTGAAAAGGTTTACACCAGTAATATTGAACCTCTCCGGGCAGAGTTAGAGCACTTTGTTAACTGTGTTCGTGGAGGTAATCAACCTTCTGTAGGTGGAGAACAAGCCCTAAAAGCTCTCAGACTTGCTAGTTTAATTGAGCAAATGGCACTGGAAGATAGAGTTTGGAACCCCCTGGAATGGGATTCAGAAACTAGAGTCCAGTCTTTAACACCCACAGTTTAA
- a CDS encoding DedA family protein: MLEWITNTINSMGYVGIALLMFLENLFPPIPSELIMPLAGFTARATPEKLNVGGVFIAGLIGSVLGALIWYYPGKFLGERRLHKLADKYGKWLTISSKDITKASRWFDRQGTKAVLLGRLVPGIRTLISVPAGLSNMPLVAFTLYTTLGSAIWVGLLTYSGYVLGSQYELVDKYLAPVSKIVLGGIILAILVWVLKRKQKNNNKNK, translated from the coding sequence ATGCTTGAATGGATTACCAATACAATTAACTCTATGGGCTATGTAGGTATTGCCCTGTTAATGTTTCTAGAAAATTTATTTCCTCCGATTCCTTCTGAGTTGATAATGCCATTGGCAGGATTTACCGCCAGAGCTACACCAGAAAAGTTAAACGTGGGTGGTGTCTTTATCGCTGGTTTGATTGGTTCAGTATTGGGTGCCCTCATTTGGTACTATCCTGGTAAATTTCTGGGTGAAAGGCGTTTACACAAGCTGGCTGACAAATACGGCAAGTGGCTGACAATATCAAGTAAAGATATTACCAAAGCCTCTCGTTGGTTTGATCGGCAAGGAACAAAAGCTGTACTCCTGGGACGATTGGTTCCAGGTATCCGTACTTTGATTTCTGTTCCTGCTGGCTTGAGCAATATGCCTCTTGTCGCATTTACGCTGTACACTACCTTGGGTAGCGCTATATGGGTAGGTTTGCTAACATACTCAGGATACGTGTTGGGTAGTCAGTATGAATTAGTAGATAAGTACTTGGCTCCTGTATCTAAAATCGTGCTTGGTGGAATTATCCTAGCTATTCTAGTTTGGGTGCTGAAACGCAAGCAAAAAAATAACAACAAGAACAAGTGA
- a CDS encoding serine/threonine-protein kinase — MSYCLNPQCPKPQNTNAGNFCLTCGSKLLLKERYRAIKPIGQGGFGRTFVAVDEDKPSKPRCVIKQFYPQAQGTSTVQKAVELFNQEAMRLDELGKHPQIPELLAYFTQDDRQYLVQEFIDGQNLAQELADGGVYNEVRIRQLLDDLLPVLQFCHAQQVIHRDIKPENIIRRGSDRKPVVVDFGASKVVTHTALNRTGTSIGSPEYVAPEQIRGQAIFASDIYSLGATCLKLLTGRSPFDLYDINHDTWIWREYLANPISKDLGDIFDRMLESIPARRYQTVAEILQILNQPSSSSVISPPIKTNFVVPQSTMAATQISAPPTSVANNTEVSPPNPVNLNPTNNPTNSRIDQELDEIKTMFTGINKPGSKTSNSPTSSTPSPKSKIDDELEELRAKYSNNES; from the coding sequence ATGAGCTACTGCCTTAATCCTCAATGTCCCAAGCCTCAAAATACTAACGCTGGCAATTTTTGCCTAACTTGTGGTTCTAAATTACTCCTCAAAGAACGCTACCGTGCCATTAAACCCATCGGACAGGGTGGTTTTGGTCGTACTTTTGTGGCAGTGGATGAGGATAAACCATCCAAACCCCGTTGCGTGATTAAACAATTTTACCCCCAAGCCCAGGGTACAAGTACGGTACAAAAAGCGGTGGAACTGTTTAACCAAGAAGCGATGCGATTGGATGAGTTAGGAAAGCACCCCCAAATCCCAGAATTACTTGCTTATTTCACCCAAGACGATCGCCAGTATTTAGTACAAGAATTTATTGATGGACAAAACCTAGCCCAGGAACTCGCTGATGGGGGTGTATATAATGAAGTACGTATCCGTCAGCTATTAGATGATTTATTGCCCGTATTACAATTTTGCCACGCACAGCAGGTAATTCATCGAGATATTAAACCAGAAAATATCATTCGTCGGGGTAGCGATCGCAAACCTGTAGTCGTGGATTTTGGTGCTTCCAAGGTTGTCACCCATACTGCTCTCAATCGTACAGGTACAAGCATCGGCAGTCCAGAATATGTAGCACCAGAACAAATTCGCGGACAGGCAATTTTTGCCAGTGATATTTATAGCTTGGGAGCAACTTGTTTAAAGCTGTTAACTGGGCGATCGCCCTTTGACCTTTACGATATCAATCATGATACTTGGATTTGGCGAGAATATCTGGCAAATCCTATTAGTAAAGATTTAGGTGACATCTTTGATAGGATGCTGGAAAGTATTCCGGCTCGTCGTTATCAAACTGTTGCAGAAATCTTACAAATTTTAAATCAACCATCTTCCTCTTCAGTCATTTCTCCACCTATCAAAACCAATTTTGTTGTTCCCCAGTCAACCATGGCAGCAACCCAAATCTCTGCTCCACCTACCTCTGTTGCCAATAATACAGAAGTTTCTCCCCCCAATCCTGTTAATTTAAATCCTACAAATAACCCAACCAACTCCCGCATCGACCAAGAGTTAGATGAAATTAAAACTATGTTTACGGGGATTAATAAACCTGGGAGCAAAACCAGTAATTCCCCGACATCATCAACTCCCTCACCCAAAAGTAAAATTGATGATGAACTGGAAGAATTACGGGCTAAATATTCTAATAACGAAAGTTAA
- a CDS encoding hemolysin family protein produces MGLRLLSVLLLIAINAFFVTAEFSMVTVRRSRIHQLVAAGDVQAIAVEILQRSIDRLLSTTQLGITLSSLALGWIGESTIVGLVSYWLKSLPLPSRVDNFIAHSLAIPLAFLFVAYLQIVLGELCPKSIAMLYAEELAMFLGPSVRAIVRFFNPFIWVLNQSTRFLLRLFGIEYTGQSWRPPVTSEELQLIISTERESTGLEAEERELLKNIFEFGDVTAQAVMVPRANIISLPKNATLHTFFQQMADTGHACYPIINESIDDILGVVYFKDLAKPLAIGKLNLEHPLETWMHPATFVPENTALNELLPMMQRGKPTMVIVVDEFGGTVGLVTLKDVIAQIIGINVEAEHSDDLFIQLPDSQTFLIQAQMNLEDLNNILNINLPLRKDYQTLGGFILFFLQKIPKQNESFRYQNLEFTIVSIHGPRLHQVQIRRLDV; encoded by the coding sequence ATGGGGCTGCGATTGTTATCAGTTTTATTACTGATTGCGATCAATGCTTTTTTTGTCACTGCGGAATTTTCCATGGTGACAGTGCGGCGATCGCGGATTCATCAGTTAGTCGCAGCTGGTGATGTACAGGCGATCGCGGTAGAAATTTTGCAGCGCAGTATCGATAGATTACTATCTACAACTCAGCTCGGTATTACCCTGTCGAGTTTGGCATTAGGCTGGATAGGTGAAAGTACTATCGTGGGTTTAGTGAGTTATTGGCTAAAATCCTTACCTTTGCCTAGTCGGGTAGATAACTTTATTGCCCATTCCCTGGCGATTCCCCTGGCTTTCTTATTTGTTGCCTACCTACAGATAGTCTTGGGTGAACTTTGTCCCAAATCCATAGCAATGCTGTACGCTGAAGAACTAGCGATGTTTTTGGGTCCTTCGGTTCGGGCGATCGTCCGCTTTTTTAACCCGTTTATTTGGGTTCTCAATCAGTCAACTCGCTTTCTCCTACGTTTATTCGGTATTGAATATACAGGGCAAAGCTGGCGACCTCCCGTCACCTCAGAAGAGTTACAATTGATTATCTCAACAGAACGAGAATCCACAGGTTTAGAAGCTGAAGAAAGGGAATTACTGAAAAATATCTTTGAATTTGGGGATGTTACTGCCCAAGCTGTCATGGTTCCCCGCGCAAATATTATTTCCCTACCCAAAAATGCCACTCTCCACACATTCTTTCAGCAAATGGCAGATACTGGTCATGCTTGCTACCCAATCATTAATGAGTCCATTGATGATATTTTGGGAGTCGTTTACTTCAAAGATTTAGCAAAACCCCTTGCCATCGGCAAGCTGAATCTAGAACATCCCCTGGAGACTTGGATGCATCCAGCAACATTTGTTCCAGAGAACACAGCACTGAATGAACTTTTGCCAATGATGCAACGTGGCAAACCAACTATGGTGATAGTGGTAGACGAGTTCGGTGGCACAGTGGGGTTAGTAACACTAAAAGATGTGATTGCTCAAATTATTGGCATCAATGTGGAAGCTGAACATAGTGATGATTTATTCATTCAGCTACCAGATAGTCAGACCTTCCTCATTCAAGCCCAGATGAACCTAGAAGACTTGAATAACATCTTAAACATCAATTTACCCCTACGGAAAGATTATCAAACCCTGGGGGGATTTATTCTGTTCTTTCTGCAAAAAATTCCCAAGCAGAATGAAAGTTTTCGTTACCAAAACCTGGAGTTTACCATTGTCTCTATCCACGGTCCCCGCTTGCATCAAGTCCAGATTAGGCGTTTGGATGTTTAA
- a CDS encoding triacylglycerol lipase, which translates to MNSITDKRNPVLLVHGIFDTGRVFYRMVLDLTRKGWNVHTIDLKPNCGEVGLDELAQQIKKYIDKNFAPEQPIDIVGFSMGGIVSRYYVQRLGGIQRTQRFITISSPHNGTWIAYLRPGIGCSQMRPNSEFLADLNQDIHILEKVQFTSMWTPYDLMILPPQSSQVPVGEEVILPVMLHAWMIKDTQSIEKVGEILKTPLIQDECHQFADVAHHQK; encoded by the coding sequence ATGAATAGCATTACAGACAAGCGTAACCCTGTATTATTGGTACATGGCATTTTTGATACGGGGCGAGTCTTCTACAGAATGGTACTCGATTTGACTCGCAAGGGCTGGAATGTTCACACCATCGATTTAAAGCCTAACTGTGGGGAAGTTGGTTTGGATGAATTAGCCCAGCAAATCAAGAAATATATTGATAAAAATTTTGCCCCAGAACAACCCATAGATATTGTTGGTTTTAGTATGGGAGGTATTGTCAGTCGTTATTATGTCCAGCGTTTAGGGGGAATTCAGCGAACACAACGCTTCATCACGATTTCCTCACCCCACAATGGTACATGGATTGCCTATTTACGTCCGGGTATTGGTTGTTCGCAAATGCGCCCCAATAGCGAATTTTTAGCAGACTTAAATCAGGATATACATATCCTAGAAAAAGTCCAATTTACTTCCATGTGGACTCCCTATGATTTAATGATTCTGCCTCCACAAAGCTCACAGGTTCCTGTGGGAGAAGAAGTGATTTTACCTGTTATGCTCCATGCGTGGATGATTAAGGATACTCAAAGCATCGAAAAAGTCGGGGAAATTCTCAAAACACCCCTTATTCAGGACGAGTGTCACCAATTTGCTGATGTTGCCCACCACCAAAAATAG
- a CDS encoding VOC family protein — translation MMPIFHLAFPITDITQAKTYYVDGLGCIPGRENPHALILNLYGHQLVGHITKEKLIPQKGIYPRHFGLIFTDESAWENLLQRAQKNNLLFREEAKERFVNTQLEHRTFFLEDPFYNLMEYKYYRHHEAIFGGGQHQQIGDTRPE, via the coding sequence ATGATGCCAATATTTCACCTTGCTTTCCCAATTACAGACATCACCCAAGCGAAAACATACTATGTAGATGGGTTGGGTTGTATTCCTGGTCGAGAAAATCCCCACGCTCTGATTCTCAACCTCTATGGACATCAATTAGTAGGACACATCACCAAAGAAAAACTCATCCCCCAAAAGGGTATTTATCCCAGACATTTTGGTTTAATTTTCACTGATGAGTCAGCCTGGGAAAATTTACTGCAAAGGGCACAAAAAAATAATTTGTTATTTCGAGAAGAGGCGAAAGAGCGTTTTGTTAATACTCAGTTAGAACATCGGACTTTTTTCTTAGAAGACCCTTTCTATAATTTGATGGAATATAAATACTACCGTCACCATGAAGCTATTTTTGGTGGTGGGCAACATCAGCAAATTGGTGACACTCGTCCTGAATAA
- the pyrE gene encoding orotate phosphoribosyltransferase, with protein MTEKTEILTTTDVWANTADLKTLRGRLLDLFCQLAYKEGDFVLSSGQPSTYYINGKQVTLHPQGALAIARILISLLPTDTDAVAGLTLGADPIVSAVSVISVYENRPIPALIVRKEAKGHGTQAYIEGPILPPGAKVVVLEDVVTTGQSAMKAVERLRAANYTVDLVISLVDRQQGGAEFYESVGLNFVSVFTIEDMQKRYKQLAS; from the coding sequence ATGACTGAAAAAACTGAAATCCTGACTACGACAGATGTTTGGGCAAATACTGCGGATTTAAAAACTCTCCGTGGGCGACTGCTTGATTTGTTTTGTCAGCTAGCATACAAGGAAGGGGATTTTGTTCTCTCTTCCGGACAACCTAGCACTTACTATATCAATGGCAAGCAGGTAACACTCCATCCTCAAGGTGCTTTGGCGATCGCCCGGATTTTGATATCTTTATTACCTACGGATACGGATGCAGTGGCGGGCTTAACTTTGGGAGCAGACCCCATTGTTAGTGCTGTCAGCGTGATTTCTGTCTATGAGAATCGACCAATTCCAGCCCTCATTGTCCGTAAGGAAGCCAAGGGACATGGTACTCAAGCATACATTGAAGGTCCCATTTTACCCCCTGGAGCCAAGGTGGTTGTGTTGGAAGATGTCGTGACTACAGGACAGTCTGCAATGAAGGCTGTGGAGAGACTGAGAGCAGCAAACTATACTGTAGACCTAGTAATTTCCCTGGTAGACCGTCAACAAGGAGGAGCGGAATTCTACGAATCTGTAGGGTTAAATTTTGTCTCAGTATTTACGATTGAGGATATGCAGAAACGATATAAACAACTGGCAAGTTGA